The genomic window aaaaattttgggggtttaatttaaaacttttaaaattaaaagtttcaAAGGGGAAACAAactaaaaattttttgtttttaatgaataaaagcgaaaaaaaaatttattgaatTTCCCTTTTTATGAAAAATCCCCTTTTTTTTGAAAAGGAAACCTTTAAAAAAGGTttgtttcccctttaaaaacaaaattttcctTTAAAGGCCCAAAAATTTTATCGaaatggcaatttaaaaaaaagggaaggggaaaaaaaaaaaatttaaaaaaagtttttatgaaaaatttcaaataaaaatttcccccaaaagattttaaaaaattttttaaagttttaaattttttttcccaaaaaaaaaaaaaattttaaaattttttcccccctttaaaaaatttttttaccaaAGTAAGGGGAAAAGGGGatattaaaggggaaaaaaattttaaaaatttcaaatggggttttatttatatttaaaaaacttttttaatttttggggaatttaaggaattttaaaaaaaaacaaaaactttaaaaaaatgaaaaaattttaaatttttttttttcccccgccaacttttattttcaaatttttaaaatttttaaaaaaaaaaaggggaaaattttattaaaaaaaaaattaaaaaaaaagtaaaaaaaaaaaaaaacccccaaattttaaaattttaaaaagtttcaaaggggaaaaaattttaaaaaaattttttaaaacagtggTTTTCTTAAAAAAgggaacaatttttaaaaaatttttgtcccccccaaaaaaatgaaaacaaaccccCTTTTTGGGGGGTTTAAAACCCCGCTTTTCCCTacctaaaaaagggaaaattattttaaaaagctttaaaaaccagtttgttttaaaaaacgaAAACAATTTTggccaaaaactaaaaaaaaaataattaaaaaaaaaaaatttcccttttttaatttcccttttaaacccttgggtttttttaaaaatttttttttaaaattttcccaattttttctgaaaattggccacaaaatcaaaccaaaaaaatcggtaaagtttacaaaattttattttgtttttaaacaaactttttaaaaaaaattggggttttttttgaaaCCCgcaaaaagaaaatttatttaaatttagaaaaaagcaatttaatccccctaatttaaattaaaaaccaaacctttccttttttgttttttaaaattttttaagtttttcattaaaattttaaaaaacatttttttaaaaaaaaaaatcaaataaaaaaggggaaaaaaaatatttaaagggaaggggggaaaaaagaatttcatttttattttattaaaaaattttccaaaaaagattaaaaaaatttttttatgaaaaatatggGGAAAACCCtaaacccaaaaaaacaaattttttcccccccggtCCCCCCCAATTCTCAAACTTTAAAGGGCCTAATGGgtttgcaattttaaaatttaaaaaccctcATATTACAGCCATGTTCTCTGTTTCTGCATCGGTTCTGCAATCGTTTCAAGTCATTCTTCATATACCTATTTaaaagagcatttttaaaaaattaaaaatcaaaggtaaaagtgtgctgaattaatacaaaactatGTTGAAGGCAATGGTGAAGAAAAGTTTACGCAGAAGGAAAGCAATGTCCTCAGGCAGTTTTTAGCTTTgcatatatacacagtgtaataCTGGGCTGAAAAATGAGTATTACATTGAAAATTCAACTTGCTGTGATGAAAAGACTATGTCTTGTTGTTTTAGCTACCTGAATAAAGGCCGCAACACTGAAACATCAAGTGATTGTCTGTCCTCAGGACAGTTATGGAGATGCACCAACCAGCCGTGGATGCAGGTACTGCAGAAGGCATGTTCACAAGGTGCCTGAAGTGGGTTTACCAGCACATCTTGACAAATGTAGCACAGAAGTCCCTCATTCACATAGCCAACAAAGCTCTGTATCATAGCCATGTTGCTTGCCTAATGAGAAAAGCAGCatgcaaagcagaaaataaatacaattaattactAAAAAGACTTCTAAATAGCTGCAAAAACATATTTCAACTGTAGCTTTTACCAACCTTTCACACCTGAAATCCTTATGACTTTGTGATTTTTACTAATATATTTTGTCATACCAGATtttgcattttgacatttttgagctCACAGTGCAATGGACCACCAATaatcaatacatacataaaaacatgctgaaagaatatacagtatctgacaaTGTTCActgtgattttaatattttgtatagtttACACAGGATTacaattcatcttaaaatatttaaattggggTACATTTCGAAGTTGTATACTGTACAAGCAGTAACTGAAAATGTCCTATTGATACGCACGGGCATTGATGCATGGAATCCAGCAATCTTCACACTCCGCTCATGCAGATCTATAGATTCAAGTGAACAAACCATATTACAGCCATGTTCTCTGTTTCTGCATCGGTTCTGCAATCGTTTCAAGTCATTCTTCATATACCTATTTaaaagagcatttttaaaaaattaaaaatcaaaggtaaaagtgtgctgaattaatacaaaactatGTTGAAGGCAATGGTGAAGAAAAGTTTACGCAGAAGGAAAGCAATGTCCTCAGGCAGTTTTTAGCTTTgcatatatacacagtgtaataCTGGGCTGAAAAATGAGTATTACATTGAAAATTCAACTTGCTGTGATGAAAAGACTATGTCTTGTTGTTTTAGCTACCTGAATAAAGGCCGCAACACTGAAACATCAAGTGATTGTCTGTCCTCAGGACAGTTATGGAGATGCACCAACCAGCCGTGGATGCAGGTACTGCAGAAGGCATGTTCACAAGGTGCCTGAAGTGGGTTTACCAGCACATCTTGACAAATGTAGCACAGAAGTCCCTCATTCACATAGCCAACAAAGCGCTCTGTATCATAGCCATGTTGCTTGCCTAATGAGAAAAGCAGCatgcaaagcagaaaataaatacaattaattactAAAAAGACTTCTAAATAGCTGCAAAAACATATTTCAACTGTAGCTTTTACCAACCTTTCACACCTGAAATCCTTATGACTTTGTGATTTTTACTAATATATTTTGTCATACCAGATTTTGcattttgacattttgagctCACAGTGCAATGGACCACCAATaatcaatacatacataaaaacatgctgaaagaatatacagtatctgacaaTGTTCActgtgattttaatattttgtatagtttACACAGGATTacaattcatcttaaaatatttaaattggggTACATTTCGAAGTTGTATACTGTACAAGCAGTAACTGAAAATGTCCTATTGATACGTACGGGCATTGATGCAGGGAATCCAGCAATCTTCACACTCCTGCTCATGCAGATCTATAGATTCAAGTGAACAAACCATATTACAGCCATGTTCTCTGTTTCTGCATCGGTTCTGCAATCGTTTCAAGTCATTCTTCATATACCTATTTaaaagagcatttttaaaaaattaaaaatcaaaggtaaaagtgtgctgaattaatacaaaactatGTTGAAGGCAATGGTGAAGAAAAGTTTACAGAAGGAAAGCAATGTCCTCAGGCAGTTTTTAGCTTTgcatatatacacagtgtaataCTGGGCTGAAAAATGAGTATTACATTGAAAATTCAACTTGCTGTGATGAAAAGACTATGTCTTGTTGTTTTAGCTACCTGAATAAAGGCCGCAACACTGAAACATCAAGTGATTGTCTGTCCTCAGGACAGTTATGGAGATGCACCAACCAGCCGTGGATGCAGGTACTGCAGAAGGCATGTTCACAAGGTGCCTGAAGTGGGTTTACCAGCACATCTTGACAAATGTAGCACAGAAGTCCCTCATTCACATAGCCAACAAAGCGCTCTGTATCATAGCCATGTTGCTTGCCTAATGAGAAAAGCAGCatgcaaagcagaaaataaatacaattaattactAAAAAGACTTCTAAATAGCTGCAAAAACATATTTCAACTGTAGCTTTTACCAACCTTTCACACCTGAAATCCTTATGACTTTGTGATTTTTACTAATATATTTTGTCATACCAGATtttgcattttgacatttttgagctCACAGTGCAATGGACCACCAATaatcaatacatacataaaaacatgctgaaagaatatacagtatctgacaaTGTTCActgtgattttaatattttgtatagtttACACAGGATTacaattcatcttaaaatatttaaattggggTACATTTGAAGTTGTATACTGTACAAGCAGTAACTGAAAATGTCCTATTGATACGCACGGGCATTGATGCATGGAATCCAGCAATCTTCACAGTCCCGCTCATGCAGATCTATAGATTCAAGTGAACAAACCATATTACAGCCATGTTCTCTGTTTCTGCATCGGTTCTGCAATCGTTTCAAGTCATTCTTCATATACCTATTTaaaagagcatttttaaaaaattaaaaatcaaaggtaaaagtgtgctgaattaatacaaaactatGTTGAAGGCAATGGTGAAGAAAAGTTTACAGAAGGAAAGCAATGTCCTCAGGCAGTTTTTAGCTTTgcatatatacacagtgtaataCTGGGCTGAAAAATGAGTATTACATTGAAAATTCAACTTGCTGTGATGAAAAGACTATGTCTTGTTGTTTTAGCTACCTGAATAAAGGCCGCAACACTGAAACATCAAGTGATTGTCTGTCCTCAGGACAGTTATGGAGATGCACCAACCAGCCGTGGATGCAGGTACTGCAGAAGGCATGTTCACAAGGTGCCTGAAGTGGGTTTACCAGCACATCTTGACAAATGTAGCACAGAAGTCCCTCATTCACATAGCCAACAAAGCGCTCTGTATCATAGCCATGTTGCTTGCCTAATGAGAAAAGCAGCatgcaaagcagaaaataaatacaattaattactAAAAAGACTTCTAAATAGCTGCAAAAACATATTTCAACTGTAGCTTTTACCAACCTTTCACACCTGAAATCCTTATGACTTTGTGATTTTTACTAATATATTTTGTCATACCAGATTTTGcattttgacattttgagctCACAGTGCAATGGACCACCAATaatcaatacatacataaaaacatgctgaaagaatatacagtatctgacaaTGTTCActgtgattttaatattttgtatagtttACACAGGATTacaattcatcttaaaatatttaaattggggTACATTTCGAAGTTGTATACTGTACAAGCAGTAACTGAAAATGTCCTATTGATACGTACGGGCATTGATGCATGGAATCCAGCAATCTTCACACTCCCGCTCATGCAGATCTATAGATTCAAGTGAACAAACCATATTACAGCCATGTTCTCTGTTTCTGCATCGGTTCTGCAATCGTTTCAAGTCATTCTTCATATACCTATTTaaaagagcatttttaaaaaattaaaaatcaaaggtaaaagtgtgctgaattaatacaaaactatGTTGAAGGCAATGGTGAAGAAAAGTTTACAGAAGGAAAGCAATGTCCTCAGGCAGTTTTTAGCTTTgcatatatacacagtgtaataCTGGGCTGAAAAATGAGTATTACATTGAAAATTCAACTTGCTGTGATGAAAAGACTATGTCTTGTTGTTTTAGCTACCTGAATAAAGGCCGCAACACTGAAACATCAAGTGATTGTCTGTCCTCAGGACAGTTATGGAGATGCACCAACCAGCCGTGGATGCAGGTACTGCAGAAGGCATGTTCACAAGGTGCCTGAAGTGGGTTTACCAGCACATCTTGACAAATGTAGCACAGAAGTCCCTCATTCACATAGCCAACAAAGCGCTCTGTATCATAGCCATGTTGCTTGCCTAATGAGAAAAGCAGCatgcaaagcagaaaataaatacaattaattactAAAAAGACTTCTAAATAGCTGCAAAAACATATTTCAACTGTAGCTTTTACCAACCTTTCACACCTGAAATCCTTATGACTTTGTGATTTTTACTAATATATTTTGTCATACCAGATTTTGcattttgacattttgagctCACAGTGCAATGGACCACCAATaatcaatacatacataaaaacatgctgaaagaatatacagtatctgacaaTGTTCActgtgattttaatattttgtatagtttACACAGGATTacaattcatcttaaaatatttaaattggggTACATTTCGAAGTTGTATACTGTACAAGCAGTAACTGAAAATGTCCTATTGATACGCACGGGCATTGATGCATGGAATCCAGCAATCTTCACAGTCCCGCTCATGCAGATCTATAGATTCAAGTGAACAAACCATATTACAGCCATGTTCTCTGTTTCTGCATCGGTTCTGCAATCGTTTCAAGTCATTCTTCATATACCTATTTaaaagagcatttttaaaaaattaaaaatcaaaggtaaaagtgtgctgaattaatacaaaactatGTTGAAGGCAATGGTGAAGAAAAGTTTACGCAGAAGGAAAGCAATGTCCTCAGGCAGTTTTTAGCTTTgcatatatacacagtgtaataCTGGGCTGAAAAATGAGTATTACATTGAAAATTCAACTTGCTGTGATGAAAAGACTATGTCTTGTTGTTTTAGCTACCTGAATAAAGGCCGCAACACTGAAACATCAAGTGATTGTCTGTCCTCAGGACAGTTATGGAGATGCACCAACCAGCCGTGGATGCAGGTACTGCAGAAGGCATGTTCACAAGGTGCCTGAAGTGGGTTTACCAGCACATCTTGACAAATGTAGCACAGAAGTCCCTCATTCACATAGCCAACAAAGCGCTCTGTATCATAGCCATGTTGCTTGCCTAATGAGAAAAGCAGCatgcaaagcagaaaataaatacaattaattactAAAAAGACTTCTAAATAGCTGCAAAAACATATTTCAACTGTAGCTTTTACCAACCTTTCACACCTGAAATCCTTATGACTTTGTGATTTTTACTAATATATTTTGTCATACCAGATTTTGcattttgacattttgagctCACAGTGCAATGGACCACCAATaatcaatacatacataaaaacatgctgaaagaatatacagtatctgacaaTGTTCActgtgattttaatattttgtatagtttACACAGGATTacaattcatcttaaaatatttaaattggggTACATTTCGAAGTTGTATACTGTACAAGCAGTAACTGAAAATGTCCTATTGATACGCACGGGCATTGATGCATGGAATCCAGCAATCTTCACACTCCCGCTCATGCAGATCTATAGATTCAAGTGAACAAACCATATTACAGCCATGTTCTCTGTTTCTGCATCGGTTCTGCAATCGTTTCAAGTCATTCTTCATATACCTATTTaaaagagcatttttaaaaaattaaaaatcaaaggtaa from Polypterus senegalus isolate Bchr_013 unplaced genomic scaffold, ASM1683550v1 scaffold_6064, whole genome shotgun sequence includes these protein-coding regions:
- the LOC120519842 gene encoding uncharacterized protein LOC120519842, giving the protein MLLFSLGKQHGYDTERFVGYVNEGLLCYICQDVLVNPLQAPCEHAFCSTCIHGWLVHLHNCPEDRQSLDVSVLRPLFRYMKNDLKRLQNRCRNREHGCNMVCSLESIDLHERECEDCWIPCINARKQHGYDTERFVGYVNEGLLCYICQDVLVNPLQAPCEHAFCSTCIHGWLVHLHNCPEDRQSLDVSVLRPLFRYMKNDLKRLQNRCRNREHGCNMVCSLESIDLHERDCEDCWIPCINARKQHGYDTERFVGYVNEGLLCYICQDVLVNPLQAPCEHAFCSTCIHGWLVHLHNCPEDRQSLDVSVLRPLFRYMKNDLKRLQNRCRNREHGCNMVCSLESIDLHERECEDCWIPCINARKQHGYDTERFVGYVNEGLLCYICQDVLVNPLQAPCEHAFCSTCIHGWLVHLHNCPEDRQSLDVSVLRPLFRYMKNDLKRLQNRCRNREHGCNMVCSLESIDLHERDCEDCWIPCINARKQHGYDTERFVGYVNEGLLCYICQDVLVNPLQAPCEHAFCSTCIHGWLVHLHNCPEDRQSLDVSVLRPLFRYMKNDLKRLQNRCRNREHGCNMVCSLESIDLHEQECEDCWIPCINARKQHGYDTERFVGYVNEGLLCYICQDVLVNPLQAPCEHAFCSTCIHGWLVHLHNCPEDRQSLDVSVLRPLFRYMKNDLKRLQNRCRNREHGCNMVCSLESIDLHERSVKIAGFHASMPVRINRTFSVTACTVYNFEMYPNLNILR